Proteins from a genomic interval of Kitasatospora kifunensis:
- a CDS encoding ATP-binding protein, with translation MGTGAALAVDPDVVTCTLAPRYDAVKTARDFARTTLQHWGLGDLFDDVALVASELVTNALRHAIGQPTSADLPGAQACATGRLAVPAQPSAGRSPEGQQLLECRLPIRISLVHRAPQLVCAVSDPSSAGPVTREADFVAESGRGLHLVDSFSNSWGWHPLASGAGKVVWAVFQADEPSADLPGLLADSISASSASAGRHRRSA, from the coding sequence ATGGGCACCGGTGCGGCCCTGGCCGTTGATCCTGACGTCGTGACGTGTACTCTCGCCCCCCGCTACGACGCGGTGAAGACCGCCCGCGATTTCGCCAGAACCACCCTGCAGCACTGGGGACTCGGCGATCTCTTCGACGATGTGGCCCTGGTGGCCTCGGAGTTGGTGACCAACGCGCTGCGACACGCGATCGGCCAGCCCACCTCGGCAGACCTGCCGGGCGCCCAGGCCTGCGCCACCGGTCGACTGGCGGTCCCCGCCCAGCCGAGCGCCGGGCGCTCACCCGAGGGGCAGCAGCTGCTGGAGTGTCGACTCCCGATCCGGATCAGCCTGGTCCACCGAGCTCCCCAACTGGTCTGCGCGGTAAGCGATCCGAGCAGCGCAGGACCGGTCACCCGGGAGGCGGACTTCGTCGCCGAGTCGGGGCGCGGGCTGCACCTGGTGGACTCGTTCAGCAACTCCTGGGGCTGGCACCCGCTGGCCTCCGGGGCCGGCAAGGTGGTCTGGGCGGTGTTCCAGGCCGATGAACCGTCAGCTGACCTGCCAGGCCTGCTCGCTGACTCCATATCAGCTTCCTCGGCATCGGCCGGACGCCACCGCCGCTCCGCCTAG
- a CDS encoding TetR/AcrR family transcriptional regulator, translated as MAPRGESVNEEMRLRSRRRLMRATVELVDQHGYASTTLADIAERAGLARGLVSYYFDGKRLLMQSATHRLMHLELAAALDALPPDASPRHRLATAIDAVLHLALDHPRVMRSHLALILDPDAGDFVQDPEQQQLGTILRELLSGWGAGDPIAEHAVLRSALMGGCIGVLLPGAQTPLAPIRAGLFARYSLDWGLGRPPQPQAPSWPRLEPQQTATP; from the coding sequence ATGGCACCTCGCGGGGAATCGGTCAACGAGGAGATGCGGCTGCGCTCCCGGCGCCGGCTGATGCGGGCCACCGTGGAGCTCGTCGACCAGCACGGATACGCGTCGACGACGCTCGCCGACATCGCCGAGCGGGCCGGCCTCGCGCGTGGCCTGGTGTCGTACTACTTCGACGGCAAACGACTCCTGATGCAGTCGGCCACCCACCGCCTGATGCACCTGGAGCTGGCCGCCGCACTCGACGCGCTGCCGCCCGACGCCTCCCCCCGACACCGGCTGGCCACCGCGATCGACGCGGTGCTCCACCTCGCGCTGGACCACCCCAGAGTGATGCGCTCGCACCTGGCGCTGATCCTCGACCCCGACGCCGGCGACTTCGTCCAGGACCCCGAGCAGCAGCAGCTGGGCACGATCCTGCGCGAGCTGCTGTCGGGCTGGGGCGCCGGCGATCCGATCGCCGAACACGCGGTGCTGCGCAGCGCGTTGATGGGCGGCTGCATCGGCGTGCTGCTCCCCGGGGCGCAGACCCCGCTGGCGCCGATCCGGGCCGGCCTGTTCGCCCGCTACTCGCTCGACTGGGGGTTGGGGCGCCCGCCGCAGCCGCAGGCGCCGAGCTGGCCGCGCCTGGAGCCGCAGCAGACCGCGACGCCGTAG
- a CDS encoding extracellular solute-binding protein, protein MRRGSAAFALVAALTVSLAACGSSGSGSSGAASGPVTITYWDTSNATNEAPNYQAVVTKFEAANPDIKVNFVNVPFDQAQDKLQTAMGSKGAPDVFRSDVGWTAAFAKSGFLTPLDGTPALPQPSAYQPSLIKQAQYQGKTYGVPLVTDTLGLLYNKALFAKAGIASAPTSWDELKADAATIKDKTGVDGFEMRAGDSYYALPLFFGEGTDLVDAANKKITVNSPAAAKAVATYQSLFTAPGTVKADVTTDSYAHMMDAFNNGKVAAIINGPWEITNIYQGSAFTDHGNLGIAPVPAGSTGKPGAPTGGHNIAVFAGSDAAHQAAAEKFAAFMTSADSEAFIAQKNSTLPTRPDAFTADVKANPGIAGFQQILNVAQPRPALPEYSSLFTSLSTNLGKIAQNQQGIQSGLDASAQDYAKLLPDFTK, encoded by the coding sequence ATGCGGCGTGGCAGCGCGGCCTTCGCCCTGGTAGCGGCCCTGACGGTGTCGCTCGCGGCCTGTGGCAGCAGCGGCTCCGGCTCGTCCGGCGCGGCTTCCGGCCCGGTGACCATCACCTACTGGGACACCTCCAACGCGACCAACGAGGCCCCGAACTACCAGGCCGTGGTCACGAAGTTCGAGGCCGCGAACCCGGACATCAAGGTCAACTTCGTCAACGTGCCGTTCGACCAGGCGCAGGACAAGCTGCAGACCGCGATGGGCAGCAAGGGCGCTCCGGACGTCTTCCGCTCCGACGTGGGGTGGACCGCCGCCTTCGCCAAGTCCGGCTTCCTGACCCCGCTGGACGGCACCCCCGCGCTGCCCCAGCCCTCGGCCTACCAGCCCAGCCTGATCAAGCAGGCCCAGTACCAGGGCAAGACCTACGGCGTCCCGCTGGTCACCGACACCCTGGGCCTGCTCTACAACAAGGCGCTGTTCGCCAAGGCGGGCATCGCCAGCGCGCCCACCAGCTGGGACGAGCTGAAGGCCGACGCCGCCACCATCAAGGACAAGACCGGCGTGGACGGCTTCGAGATGCGGGCCGGCGACAGCTACTACGCGCTGCCGCTCTTCTTCGGCGAGGGCACCGACCTGGTCGACGCCGCCAACAAGAAGATCACGGTCAACTCGCCCGCCGCGGCCAAGGCGGTGGCCACCTACCAGTCGCTGTTCACCGCGCCCGGCACCGTCAAGGCGGACGTGACCACCGACTCGTACGCGCACATGATGGACGCCTTCAACAACGGCAAGGTCGCCGCGATCATCAACGGCCCCTGGGAGATCACCAACATCTACCAGGGCTCGGCCTTCACCGACCACGGCAACCTCGGCATCGCCCCGGTGCCGGCCGGCTCCACCGGCAAGCCGGGCGCCCCGACCGGCGGTCACAACATCGCGGTCTTCGCCGGCTCGGACGCCGCCCACCAGGCCGCCGCCGAGAAGTTCGCCGCCTTCATGACCTCCGCCGACAGCGAGGCGTTCATCGCGCAGAAGAACTCCACGCTGCCCACCCGCCCCGACGCCTTCACCGCGGACGTCAAGGCCAACCCGGGCATCGCCGGCTTCCAGCAGATCCTGAACGTGGCCCAGCCGCGCCCGGCCCTGCCCGAGTACTCCTCGCTCTTCACCTCGCTGAGCACCAACCTCGGCAAGATCGCGCAGAACCAGCAGGGCATCCAGTCCGGCCTGGACGCCAGCGCCCAGGACTACGCCAAGCTGCTGCCGGACTTCACCAAGTAA
- a CDS encoding carbohydrate ABC transporter permease — MTALVQRLKRSYSTYWYAYAMAAPVVIVLGVLVAYPLGRGIYLTLTDATSLNVGHTIGVNHIPDSFKFVGLHNYQDVLFGQGSYDRFWSHFIWTVSWTVICVGLHFSLGLGLAMMLNQKLRGRTFYRLLLIVPWAVPSFVTVFSWRLMLADGGLVNMLLGSLHLPQPSWLEDPLAQKAAAILVNTWCGVPFMMVSLLGGLQAIPAELYEAAEMDGASAWQRFRYVTLPGLRPVTSTVVLLGVIWTFNQFTIIFLLFGKTNAPDAQILVTWAYQLGFGQLPRDYAQSATYGIILLSILIVFTGFYQRWLKRNDQTAI, encoded by the coding sequence ATGACAGCCCTGGTGCAGCGCCTGAAGCGCTCGTACAGCACGTACTGGTACGCCTACGCGATGGCCGCGCCCGTGGTGATCGTGCTGGGGGTGTTGGTGGCCTACCCGCTGGGCCGCGGCATCTATCTGACGCTGACCGACGCCACCAGCCTCAACGTGGGGCACACGATCGGGGTCAACCACATCCCCGACAGCTTCAAGTTCGTCGGCCTGCACAACTACCAGGACGTGCTCTTCGGTCAGGGCTCCTACGACCGGTTCTGGTCGCACTTCATCTGGACCGTCAGCTGGACCGTGATCTGCGTGGGGCTCCACTTCAGCCTGGGCCTGGGCCTGGCGATGATGCTCAACCAGAAGCTGCGCGGGCGCACCTTCTACCGGCTGCTGCTGATCGTGCCGTGGGCGGTGCCGAGCTTCGTGACCGTCTTCTCCTGGCGGCTGATGCTCGCCGACGGCGGCCTGGTCAACATGCTGCTCGGCTCGCTGCACCTGCCGCAGCCCAGTTGGCTGGAGGACCCGCTGGCGCAGAAGGCCGCGGCGATCCTGGTCAACACCTGGTGCGGGGTGCCGTTCATGATGGTCTCGCTGCTCGGCGGCCTGCAGGCGATCCCGGCCGAGCTCTACGAGGCGGCCGAGATGGACGGCGCGAGCGCCTGGCAGCGGTTCCGCTACGTCACGCTGCCCGGCCTGCGCCCGGTCACCAGCACGGTGGTGCTGCTCGGGGTGATCTGGACCTTCAACCAGTTCACCATCATCTTCCTGCTGTTCGGCAAGACCAACGCGCCCGACGCCCAGATCCTGGTCACCTGGGCCTACCAGCTGGGCTTCGGCCAACTGCCGCGCGACTACGCGCAGTCGGCCACCTACGGCATCATCCTGCTCTCCATCCTGATCGTCTTCACCGGCTTCTACCAGCGCTGGCTCAAGCGCAACGACCAGACCGCGATCTGA
- a CDS encoding transglycosylase family protein — translation MLPTTGTTRPSRTARRAIAATGLLGLGLALPCITATTASAAPVSTWDKVAQCESSGNWSINTGNGYYGGLQFSASTWAAYGGTQYAAQANQATKDQQIAVAEKVLADQGPGAWPVCSVQAGLTQGGAPAAVNPAAPSAPAAQSAPAAPAQPSAPQAAQSTQDAGAQNYTVARGDWLSTIAQSHHVAGGWQKLYELNKSVLTSGPDLLYPGQHLSLGATAAAGQSSDSAPATSTPAPAVNAQTAAATSSAPASGAMATAVAFAESKVGQAYIYGGTGNGGWDCSGLTQAAMASAGISIPRVAADQAAASTRVSMSNLQAGDLLFWSNNGQNSGVYHVAIYVGNGQFVEAANPSAGVKYETISNYAPDFAGRV, via the coding sequence ATGCTGCCCACCACTGGCACGACCCGTCCGTCCCGCACCGCTCGTCGGGCGATCGCCGCCACCGGCCTGCTCGGTCTCGGTCTTGCCCTGCCGTGCATCACGGCCACCACCGCCTCCGCCGCTCCGGTCTCCACCTGGGACAAGGTCGCCCAGTGCGAGAGCAGCGGCAACTGGAGCATCAACACCGGCAACGGCTACTACGGCGGCCTGCAGTTCAGCGCCTCGACCTGGGCCGCCTACGGCGGTACCCAGTACGCCGCGCAGGCCAACCAGGCCACCAAGGACCAGCAGATCGCGGTCGCCGAGAAGGTCCTCGCCGACCAGGGCCCCGGCGCCTGGCCGGTCTGCTCGGTCCAGGCGGGCCTGACCCAGGGCGGCGCCCCCGCCGCGGTGAACCCCGCTGCCCCCAGCGCCCCGGCCGCCCAGAGCGCCCCTGCCGCCCCGGCCCAGCCGAGCGCCCCGCAGGCCGCTCAGAGCACCCAGGACGCCGGTGCCCAGAACTACACCGTGGCCCGCGGCGACTGGCTCTCCACCATCGCCCAGAGCCACCACGTGGCCGGCGGCTGGCAGAAGCTGTACGAGCTCAACAAGTCGGTCCTGACCAGCGGTCCGGACCTGCTCTACCCCGGCCAGCACCTGAGCCTGGGCGCCACGGCCGCCGCCGGCCAGAGCAGCGACAGCGCCCCGGCCACCAGCACCCCGGCCCCGGCCGTCAACGCCCAGACCGCCGCCGCCACCTCGTCGGCGCCCGCCTCCGGTGCGATGGCCACCGCCGTCGCCTTCGCCGAGTCGAAGGTCGGTCAGGCCTACATCTACGGCGGCACCGGCAACGGCGGCTGGGACTGCTCCGGCCTGACCCAGGCCGCGATGGCCTCGGCCGGCATCTCCATCCCGCGGGTGGCCGCCGACCAGGCCGCCGCCAGCACCCGGGTGTCGATGAGCAACCTGCAGGCGGGCGACCTGCTGTTCTGGTCGAACAACGGCCAGAACTCGGGCGTCTACCACGTCGCCATCTACGTCGGTAACGGCCAGTTCGTCGAGGCCGCCAACCCGAGCGCGGGCGTGAAGTACGAGACCATCAGCAACTACGCCCCGGACTTCGCCGGCCGGGTCTGA
- a CDS encoding helix-turn-helix domain-containing protein has protein sequence MTTVQPGGGSMVRRILLGSQLRRLRESRNITREDAGYAIRASESKISRMELGRVSFKERDVADLLSLYGVTDGEERESLLGLVREANKSGWWHSFSDVLPGWFQTYVGLEEAASLIRTYEVQFIPGLLQSEEYARAVFGQSRPVLSDEEIERLVGLRLRRQKLLTEGQGPRLWAVIDEAALRRPVGGPKVMRGQLQYLIDVAEQPNVVIQVMPFRFGAHAGESGAFSILRFPEQDLADVVYLEQLTSALYLDKRDDVDAYVQVMERLCVDSLTPERTIELLSSILAEN, from the coding sequence ATGACCACAGTGCAGCCAGGCGGCGGTTCCATGGTGCGCCGGATCCTCCTGGGCTCCCAGCTGCGCCGACTGCGCGAGAGCCGCAACATCACGCGCGAGGACGCGGGGTACGCGATCCGTGCCTCGGAGTCCAAGATCAGTCGGATGGAGTTGGGCCGGGTCAGCTTCAAGGAGCGGGACGTCGCCGACCTGCTGAGCCTCTACGGGGTGACCGACGGTGAGGAGCGCGAGTCGCTGCTCGGCCTGGTCCGCGAGGCCAACAAGTCCGGTTGGTGGCACAGCTTCAGCGATGTCCTGCCGGGCTGGTTCCAGACCTACGTGGGCCTGGAGGAGGCCGCCTCGCTGATCCGCACCTACGAGGTGCAGTTCATCCCGGGCCTGTTGCAGTCCGAGGAGTACGCCAGGGCGGTCTTCGGGCAGAGCCGCCCGGTGCTCAGCGACGAGGAGATCGAGCGCCTGGTCGGCCTGCGGCTGCGCCGCCAGAAGCTGTTGACGGAGGGTCAGGGACCGCGCCTGTGGGCCGTGATCGACGAGGCGGCGCTGCGTCGTCCGGTCGGCGGGCCCAAGGTGATGCGCGGTCAACTGCAGTACCTGATCGACGTCGCCGAGCAGCCCAACGTGGTGATCCAGGTGATGCCGTTCCGGTTCGGCGCGCATGCCGGTGAGAGCGGCGCCTTCAGCATCCTGCGCTTCCCCGAACAGGACCTGGCCGACGTGGTCTACCTGGAGCAGCTGACCAGCGCGCTCTACCTGGACAAGCGGGACGACGTGGACGCCTACGTCCAGGTGATGGAGCGGCTCTGCGTTGACAGCCTCACTCCGGAGCGGACCATCGAGTTGCTCTCCTCGATCCTCGCCGAGAACTGA
- a CDS encoding sugar ABC transporter permease, producing MSTTTDRPGAAARPAARPTDVRNAKIRSRGERSRGATALLHTALGLAALIAVFPVLWIFYIALGPDETDYLHPGKILGKATFANFTTVLNHTDFLTWFGNSLIVAGGTALFGVLVAASTGYAVSRMKFPGLRPLMWSLLATQMFPISVLIVPMYYIMANLGLLDSYGGLILVYATTTVPYCAWLLKGYFDTIPAEIDEAGRVDGLSPFGTFWRLILPLARPGLAVAVFYSFLTAWAEVPFASTFMLSSDKYTLAVGLSSFVSEHDSQWNLMAATAVLIAIPVTALFYLVQKNLVTGLTAGAAKS from the coding sequence ATGAGCACCACCACCGACCGGCCCGGCGCCGCCGCCCGCCCGGCCGCGCGCCCCACCGACGTACGGAACGCCAAGATCCGCAGCCGTGGCGAGCGCAGTCGCGGCGCCACCGCCCTGCTGCACACCGCCCTGGGCCTGGCCGCGCTGATCGCGGTCTTCCCGGTGCTGTGGATCTTCTACATCGCGCTCGGCCCGGATGAGACGGACTACCTGCACCCCGGGAAGATCCTCGGCAAGGCCACCTTCGCCAACTTCACCACGGTGCTGAACCACACCGACTTCCTCACCTGGTTCGGCAACTCGCTGATCGTGGCCGGCGGCACCGCCCTGTTCGGTGTGCTGGTCGCCGCCAGCACCGGCTACGCGGTCTCCCGGATGAAGTTCCCGGGCCTGCGCCCGCTGATGTGGTCGCTGCTGGCGACGCAGATGTTCCCGATCTCGGTGCTGATCGTGCCGATGTACTACATCATGGCCAACCTCGGCCTGCTGGACAGCTACGGCGGCCTGATCCTGGTCTACGCCACCACCACCGTGCCGTACTGCGCCTGGCTGCTGAAGGGCTACTTCGACACCATCCCGGCGGAGATCGACGAGGCGGGCCGGGTCGACGGGCTCTCCCCGTTCGGCACCTTCTGGCGGCTGATCCTGCCGCTGGCCCGCCCGGGCCTGGCGGTCGCCGTCTTCTACTCCTTCCTGACCGCCTGGGCCGAGGTGCCGTTCGCCTCCACCTTCATGCTCAGCTCCGACAAGTACACCCTCGCGGTCGGCCTGAGCAGCTTCGTCAGCGAGCACGACAGCCAGTGGAACCTGATGGCCGCCACCGCCGTGCTGATCGCGATTCCCGTCACGGCGCTGTTCTACCTGGTCCAGAAGAACCTGGTCACCGGGCTGACCGCGGGTGCCGCGAAGTCCTGA
- a CDS encoding glycoside hydrolase family 13 protein yields the protein MTQNLADTPRPLSADTTPAGEPSRWWRDAVIYQVYPRSFADANGDGMGDLPGVRSRLPYLRDLGVDAVWLSPFYASPQADAGYDVADYRAVDPMFGTLLDADALIRDAHELGLRIIVDLVPNHSSEQHEWFQRALREGPGSPLRERYHFRGGKGENGELPPNDWESIFGGPAWTRTTNPDGTPGDWYLHLFAPEQPDFNWDSPAVADEFRSILRFWLDMGVDGFRVDVAHGLVKAPGLPDLGSHDQLKLLGNDVMPFFDQDGVHEIYRAWRRILDEYPGERIAVAEAWTPTVERTANYVRPDELHQAFNFQYLGTAWDAAELRTVIDSSLAAMRPVDAPATWVLSNHDVTRHATRFANPPGGTQIRERGDRELGLRRARAATLLMLALPGSAYVYQGEELGLPDVTDLPDEVRQDPSFFRASGQDGFRDGCRVPIPWSGTAAPYGFGPAQGGPSWLPQPAEWAELSVEAQTGDPTSTLELYRSALAIRRADAALGAGSEVTWLPAPEGVLAFRRDSFVCLVNTTGAAVPFATEGRLLLSSTEQGEPGALAPDSTSWWAV from the coding sequence ATGACCCAGAACCTGGCCGACACTCCCCGGCCGCTGTCCGCCGACACCACCCCCGCCGGCGAGCCCAGTCGTTGGTGGCGCGACGCGGTCATCTACCAGGTGTACCCGCGCAGTTTCGCCGACGCCAACGGCGACGGCATGGGCGACCTGCCGGGCGTCCGCAGCCGGCTGCCCTACCTGCGCGACCTCGGCGTCGACGCGGTCTGGCTCTCCCCCTTCTACGCCTCCCCGCAGGCCGACGCCGGTTACGACGTGGCCGACTACCGCGCGGTGGACCCGATGTTCGGCACCCTGCTGGACGCCGACGCGCTGATCCGCGACGCCCACGAACTGGGCCTGCGGATCATCGTGGACCTGGTCCCCAACCACTCCTCCGAGCAGCACGAGTGGTTCCAGCGGGCGCTGCGCGAGGGCCCGGGATCGCCGCTGCGCGAGCGCTACCACTTCCGTGGCGGCAAGGGTGAGAACGGCGAACTGCCGCCCAACGACTGGGAGTCCATCTTCGGCGGCCCGGCGTGGACCCGCACCACCAACCCGGACGGCACCCCGGGCGACTGGTACCTGCACCTGTTCGCCCCCGAGCAGCCCGACTTCAACTGGGACAGCCCCGCGGTCGCCGACGAGTTCCGCTCGATCCTGCGCTTCTGGCTGGACATGGGCGTCGACGGCTTCCGGGTCGACGTCGCACACGGCCTGGTCAAGGCCCCCGGCCTGCCCGACCTCGGCAGCCACGACCAACTCAAGCTGCTCGGCAACGACGTGATGCCCTTCTTCGACCAGGACGGCGTGCACGAGATCTACCGCGCCTGGCGCAGGATCCTCGACGAGTACCCGGGCGAGCGGATCGCGGTGGCCGAGGCCTGGACCCCCACCGTCGAGCGCACCGCGAACTACGTGCGCCCCGACGAGCTGCACCAGGCCTTCAACTTCCAGTACCTGGGCACCGCCTGGGACGCCGCCGAGCTGCGCACGGTGATCGACTCCTCGCTCGCCGCGATGCGCCCGGTGGACGCCCCCGCCACCTGGGTGCTCTCCAACCACGACGTCACCCGGCACGCCACCCGCTTCGCCAACCCGCCCGGCGGCACCCAGATCCGCGAGCGCGGCGACCGCGAGCTCGGCCTGCGCCGGGCCCGCGCCGCCACCCTGCTGATGCTCGCGCTGCCCGGCTCGGCCTACGTCTACCAGGGCGAGGAGCTCGGCCTGCCGGACGTCACCGACCTGCCCGACGAGGTCCGCCAGGACCCCTCGTTCTTCCGCGCCAGCGGCCAGGACGGCTTCCGCGACGGCTGCCGGGTGCCGATCCCGTGGTCCGGCACCGCCGCGCCCTACGGCTTCGGACCGGCCCAGGGCGGTCCCAGCTGGCTGCCGCAGCCCGCCGAGTGGGCCGAGCTCAGCGTCGAGGCGCAGACCGGCGACCCGACCTCCACCCTGGAGCTCTACCGCAGCGCGCTGGCCATCCGCCGCGCCGATGCGGCGCTCGGCGCGGGCAGTGAGGTGACCTGGCTGCCGGCCCCCGAGGGCGTGCTCGCCTTCCGCCGGGACTCCTTCGTCTGCCTGGTCAACACCACCGGCGCGGCCGTGCCGTTCGCCACCGAGGGCCGACTGCTGCTCAGCTCCACCGAGCAGGGCGAGCCCGGGGCGCTCGCACCCGACAGCACCAGCTGGTGGGCGGTCTGA
- a CDS encoding DUF397 domain-containing protein, whose translation MHHTYNGMAAADLDGVVWQKSQHSNSKGNCVEFAALPDGAVAMRNSRFPDGPALIYTRDEIAAMLLGAKDGEFDHLVA comes from the coding sequence ATGCACCACACGTACAACGGCATGGCTGCTGCGGACCTCGATGGCGTGGTCTGGCAGAAGAGTCAGCACAGCAACTCCAAGGGGAACTGCGTGGAGTTCGCCGCCCTCCCGGACGGCGCGGTCGCGATGCGCAACTCGCGCTTCCCGGACGGCCCGGCGCTCATCTACACCCGTGACGAGATAGCCGCGATGCTGCTTGGCGCCAAGGACGGGGAGTTCGACCACCTGGTGGCCTGA
- a CDS encoding permease, which produces MGATSRPHDETAPPVRPDWRRRLLLGGCSLAALIGLYFLLAATIPRWWAQRVGDSVHGRLSSGLVFGLLTGVTCTLLPLLVVWFALRRRRPWKVSAAWVAVALVLALPNLWTLSVVVGSGSAAHAGQRTMDVNAPWFRGASLIGAVIGAVVFAALLWFTRRRKPRTG; this is translated from the coding sequence ATGGGAGCCACCTCGCGGCCACATGACGAAACGGCGCCGCCAGTCCGCCCGGACTGGCGGCGCCGACTGCTGCTCGGCGGCTGCTCGCTGGCCGCGCTGATCGGTCTCTACTTCCTGCTGGCCGCCACCATCCCGCGCTGGTGGGCCCAGCGGGTCGGCGACAGCGTGCACGGCCGGCTCTCCAGCGGGCTGGTCTTCGGCCTGCTCACCGGCGTCACCTGCACCCTGCTGCCGCTCCTGGTGGTCTGGTTCGCGCTGCGCAGACGGCGGCCCTGGAAGGTCTCGGCCGCCTGGGTGGCGGTCGCCCTGGTACTGGCCCTGCCGAACCTGTGGACGCTGAGCGTGGTGGTCGGCAGCGGCAGCGCCGCACACGCGGGTCAGCGGACGATGGACGTGAACGCGCCCTGGTTCCGCGGGGCCAGCCTGATCGGTGCGGTGATCGGGGCGGTGGTCTTCGCCGCGCTGCTCTGGTTCACCAGGCGCCGCAAACCCAGGACCGGCTGA
- a CDS encoding homogentisate 1,2-dioxygenase has product MAYYRTVGTVPPKRHTQHRNEAGGLYYEELMGEEGFSSDSSLLYHRAIPSALVDSRIWALPEGKPEPNHPLKPFHFKLHDLFPGEEWRQTDAVRGRRVVLANADVRIAYVACGQPSPLYRNAIGDECVYVESGSGTVETVFGTLEVGQGDYVVLPRATTHRWLPGGEQPLRLYAIEANSHITPAKRYLSKYGQLLEHAPFCERDLRGPVGPLLVGEGERAEDTEIYVKHRGNGSSGIAGTVFVTPTHPFDVVGWDGCLYPYAFNIRDYEPITGRIHQPPPAHQVFEGNNFVICNFVPRKVDYHPLSIPVPYYHSNVDSDEVMFYCGGDYEARKGSGIGQGSVSLHPGGHTHGPQPGAYERSIGAEFFDELAVMVDTFRPLEVAEGGRASDDGKYAWSWSGRGPQDGGKQQ; this is encoded by the coding sequence ATGGCGTACTACCGCACCGTCGGCACGGTGCCGCCCAAGAGGCACACCCAGCACCGTAACGAGGCCGGCGGCCTCTACTACGAGGAACTGATGGGTGAGGAGGGCTTCTCCTCCGACTCCTCGCTGCTCTACCACCGCGCCATCCCCTCCGCCCTGGTGGACAGCCGGATCTGGGCGCTGCCGGAGGGCAAGCCCGAGCCGAACCACCCGCTCAAGCCCTTCCACTTCAAGCTGCACGACCTCTTCCCGGGCGAGGAGTGGCGCCAGACCGACGCGGTGCGCGGGCGCCGGGTGGTGCTGGCCAACGCCGACGTGCGGATCGCCTACGTCGCCTGCGGCCAGCCCTCGCCGCTCTACCGCAACGCCATCGGCGACGAGTGCGTCTACGTCGAGTCCGGCAGCGGCACGGTGGAGACGGTCTTCGGCACGCTGGAGGTCGGCCAGGGCGACTACGTGGTGCTGCCGCGCGCCACCACCCACCGCTGGCTGCCCGGCGGCGAGCAGCCGCTGCGGCTGTACGCGATCGAGGCCAACAGCCACATCACCCCGGCCAAGCGCTACCTCTCCAAGTACGGCCAGCTGCTGGAGCACGCGCCGTTCTGCGAGCGCGACCTGCGCGGGCCGGTGGGGCCGCTGCTGGTTGGGGAGGGCGAGCGCGCCGAGGACACCGAGATCTACGTCAAGCACCGCGGCAACGGCTCCTCGGGCATCGCCGGTACCGTCTTCGTCACCCCCACCCACCCCTTCGACGTGGTGGGCTGGGACGGCTGCCTCTACCCGTACGCCTTCAACATCCGCGACTACGAGCCGATAACCGGACGGATCCACCAGCCGCCGCCGGCCCACCAGGTCTTCGAGGGCAACAACTTCGTGATCTGCAACTTCGTGCCGCGCAAGGTGGACTACCACCCGCTCTCCATCCCGGTGCCGTACTACCACTCCAATGTGGACAGCGACGAGGTGATGTTCTACTGCGGCGGTGACTACGAGGCCCGCAAGGGCTCGGGCATCGGCCAGGGCTCGGTCTCGCTGCACCCCGGCGGGCACACCCACGGCCCGCAGCCGGGCGCCTACGAGCGCTCGATCGGCGCCGAGTTCTTCGACGAGCTCGCGGTGATGGTGGACACCTTCCGCCCGCTGGAGGTCGCCGAGGGCGGCCGGGCGAGCGACGACGGCAAGTACGCATGGAGCTGGAGCGGGCGCGGCCCGCAGGACGGTGGCAAGCAGCAGTGA